Proteins encoded in a region of the Dreissena polymorpha isolate Duluth1 chromosome 6, UMN_Dpol_1.0, whole genome shotgun sequence genome:
- the LOC127834528 gene encoding uncharacterized protein LOC127834528: MANSGYIQRSILFFVLGLLTGILGLHPINESSRNASSNQCAQICPGAQSCVLSTLDGRFFFRCVQLDGQEQIIPYKEPDVNDLVETGPFVQTFLLPEGQADFMTAQDVIRGIMQPQIPMESTEIFQPNVIDQPQEVAQQNQVVLSQDILPPSLIRKANIQEQTIPLPSVILRETGQQQITETSQETMPGQSIVPSTPEVRQRPTGASRIGHSLRKALHTFKTRSRNGNVPSGQSRDQIRVTFRPAVPITAPPTFKVPSGNSQCEYCDSAVHCKDETRPYCFHSHACARRVCQSL, from the exons ATGGCAAATAGCGGATATATTCAACGAAGCATACTG TTCTTTGTACTTGGACTTCTGACGGGAATTCTAGGTCTCCACCCGATCAATGAATCCAGCCGCAATGCCAGTAGCAACCAGTGCGCG CAAATTTGCCCTGGGGCCCAGTCGTGTGTACTCAGTACTCTTGATGGACGATTCTTCTTCAGATGTGTTC agCTTGACGGACAAGAGCAAATAATCCCGTACAAAGAGCCGGATGTCAACGATCTTGTAGAAACGGGACCTTTCGTCCAAACATTTCTCCTCCCAGAGGGTCAAGCAGATTTTATGACCGCACAAGACGTAATAAGAGGCATCATGCAACCGCAGATACCGATGGAGTCCACTGAAATATTTCAACCAAATGTAATCGACCAACCGCAAGAAGTAGCTCAGCAAAATCAAGTAGTGCTTTCGCAAGACATATTGCCGCCATCGCTTATAAGGAAGGCAAATATCCAAGAACAAACAATACCACTACCCTCTGTAATATTAAGAGAAACAGGACAGCAGCAGATAACAGAGACATCACAGGAAACAATGCCAGGACAATCTATTGTACCTTCGACACCAGAAGTGCGTCAGCGGCCAACTGGTGCCAGTAGAATAGGACACT CGCTTCGTAAAGCACTTCACACCTTTAAGACACGTTCTCGAAACGGAAACGTTCCCAGTGGCCAATCAAGGGATCAAATTCGAGTGACTTTTCGACCGGCTGTTCCAATAACCGCACCACCAACATTTAAAGTACCTT CCGGAAATTCACAGTGCGAATACTGTGATTCGGCAGTTCACTGTAAAGATGAGACGCGCCCTTACTGCTTCCATTCGCACGCATGCGCCAGGAGGGTCTGTCAATCGCTTTAG